One genomic window of Diospyros lotus cultivar Yz01 chromosome 8, ASM1463336v1, whole genome shotgun sequence includes the following:
- the LOC127808717 gene encoding amino acid permease 3-like produces MGENSASKNQNQKQHNLSIDVPVQTGSKCFDEDGRLKRTGNVWTASAHIITAVIGSGVLSLAWSTAQLGWIAGPTVMFLFSFVTYYTSTLLAACYRSGDPVTGKRNYTYMDAVQSNLGGIKVKICGLIQYLNLFGVAIGYTIASSISMMAIKRSNCFHESGGKNPCRISSNPYMIAFGFTEILFSQIPDFDQIWWLSLVAAVMSFTYSTIGLGLGIAKVAETGNFKGSLTGISIGTVTEAQKIWKTFHALGDIAFAYSYSIILIEIQDTIRSPPTESKTMKKASLISVSVTTMFYMLCGCFGYAAFGDLSPGNLLTGFGFYNPYWLLDIANAAIVIHLIGAYQVYCQPLFAFIEKQATEWFPDSDFLSKEIDIPIPGFKPYKLNRFRLVWRTIFVIVTTVISMLMPFFNDVAGILGALGFWPLTVYFPVEMYIVQKKIPKWSTRWLCLQILSVACLGISIAAATGSFAEVVLNLKSYKPFSTSY; encoded by the exons ATGGGAGAGAACAGTGCCTCAAAGAATCAGAATCAAAAGCAGCACAACCTCTCCATCGATGTCCCCGTCCAGACCGGCTCCAAATGCTTCGACGAAGACGGCCGTCTCAAACGGACTG GTAATGTCTGGACAGCAAGTGCTCACATAATAACGGCCGTGATCGGTTCCGGAGTGCTCTCCTTGGCCTGGTCCACTGCTCAGCTTGGATGGATAGCCGGCCCAACTGTGATGTTCCTTTTCTCCTTCGTTACTTACTACACTTCCACCCTTCTGGCCGCCTGTTACCGCTCCGGCGACCCTGTCACCGGCAAGAGGAACTACACTTACATGGACGCTGTCCAGTCCAACCTCG GTGGAATTAAGGTGAAGATATGTGGGTTGATTCAGTATCTGAACCTCTTTGGAGTTGCCATTGGCTACACCATTGCATCTTCCATAAGTATGAt GGCGATCAAACGGTCCAACTGCTTCCACGAGAGTGGCGGGAAGAACCCCTGTAGAATATCAAGCAATCCGTACATGATCGCGTTTGGCTTTACAGAGATCCTCTTCTCCCAAATCCCGGACTTCGATCAGATATGGTGGCTCTCCCTTGTCGCCGCCGTCATGTCATTCACTTACTCTACAATTGGTCTTGGCCTCGGAATAGCCAAAGTTGCAG AAACCGGAAATTTCAAGGGAAGTCTCACCGGAATAAGCATAGGAACGGTGACTGAAGCTCAGAAAATCTGGAAGACCTTCCATGCACTAGGAGACATTGCTTTCGCCTATTCATACTCCATCATCCTCATCGAAATTCAG GACACAATCCGGTCGCCGCCGACGGAATCGAAGACGATGAAGAAGGCCTCTCTGATAAGCGTTTCCGTGACGACGATGTTCTACATGCTCTGCGGCTGCTTCGGCTATGCCGCCTTCGGCGACTTGTCCCCGGGCAACCTCCTCACCGGCTTCGGCTTCTACAACCCTTACTGGCTCCTCGACATCGCCAACGCCGCCATTGTCATCCACCTCATCGGAGCTTACCAGGTCTACTGCCAGCCGCTCTTCGCCTTCATCGAAAAGCAAGCAACAGAGTGGTTTCCAGATAGCGATTTCCTCTCTAAGGAAATCGACATTCCAATTCCAGGATTCAAGCCCTACAAGCTCAACCGCTTCCGGCTGGTCTGGAGAACGATCTTCGTGATCGTGACGACCGTGATCTCGATGCTGATGCCGTTCTTCAACGACGTCGCTGGGATCCTCGGAGCCCTCGGATTCTGGCCGCTCACCGTGTATTTTCCCGTGGAGATGTACATCGTCCAGAAGAAGATCCCCAAGTGGAGCACCAGATGGCTGTGCCTCCAAATCCTGAGCGTCGCTTGCCTCGGGATCTCTATCGCCGCGGCCACCGGATCGTTCGCCGAGGTCGTTCTTAATCTCAAATCTTACAAACCGTTCAGCACCAGTTACTGA